A genome region from Falsibacillus pallidus includes the following:
- the folK gene encoding 2-amino-4-hydroxy-6-hydroxymethyldihydropteridine diphosphokinase has translation MTNQAYLSLGSNIGDREAYLQKAVHSLHEHPQIRVEKISSIYETDPVGYTDQGNFLNMAIQVETSLTAEQLLSECLETELELGRKRDIKWGPRTIDLDILLFNNENIETEKLIIPHPRMAERAFVLIPLLEINPKLESLRNGAPFTQVLNEIPDKEGVRLWKQTNGEDVFGLLEN, from the coding sequence ATGACCAATCAAGCATATTTATCATTGGGATCCAACATTGGCGACAGGGAAGCCTACCTGCAGAAAGCCGTTCACTCTTTGCACGAACATCCGCAGATCCGTGTTGAAAAAATTTCGTCCATTTATGAAACAGACCCTGTGGGCTACACGGATCAAGGAAATTTTTTGAATATGGCCATTCAAGTAGAAACCTCCCTGACAGCAGAACAATTATTGTCGGAATGCTTAGAGACAGAATTAGAACTTGGGAGAAAAAGGGATATCAAGTGGGGGCCCCGTACAATAGACCTTGACATTTTATTGTTTAATAACGAAAATATTGAAACAGAGAAACTTATTATCCCTCACCCCCGCATGGCTGAGCGGGCATTTGTATTGATCCCTTTACTGGAAATCAATCCAAAGCTTGAGTCTTTGCGGAATGGTGCCCCGTTCACTCAAGTTCTGAACGAAATACCTGATAAAGAAGGAGTTCGGTTATGGAAGCAGACAAATGGGGAAGACGTATTCGGGCTTTT
- the folB gene encoding dihydroneopterin aldolase gives MDKIHVHDMEFYGYHGVFPEETKLGQRFRVDLTVELDLKKAGETDDLEESVNYADLYNTCKEIVEGDPCKLVETVAEKIAGKILGNFPKIQTVALKVIKPDPPIPGHYKSVAVEIVRGR, from the coding sequence ATGGATAAAATACATGTTCATGATATGGAGTTTTATGGCTACCACGGTGTCTTTCCGGAAGAAACGAAGTTAGGACAGCGGTTCAGGGTCGACCTCACTGTTGAACTTGACCTGAAAAAGGCCGGGGAAACAGACGATCTTGAGGAAAGTGTCAATTATGCAGATCTCTACAATACGTGCAAAGAGATTGTAGAAGGGGATCCGTGTAAACTGGTGGAAACCGTAGCGGAAAAAATCGCAGGAAAAATCCTGGGCAACTTCCCGAAAATCCAAACAGTGGCCTTGAAAGTCATTAAGCCGGATCCACCCATTCCCGGCCATTATAAATCGGTTGCTGTAGAAATCGTAAGAGGAAGATGA